A region of Scleropages formosus chromosome 2, fSclFor1.1, whole genome shotgun sequence DNA encodes the following proteins:
- the LOC108926037 gene encoding tumor necrosis factor receptor superfamily member 14-like: MEDVAPRHYVYRDCTTTDIPVCHPCPESTFTDKPHGRDICNPCTACNKDLGLKTVKKCTASSDTVCGALEGNYCTHPYEGGCRAAQKHTTCKPGHFIKHPGTEYNDTVCENCTENSYSNGSSTFCTPHTRCESKGLPTVKPGDSMSDSECGENRGHMIAGIVVGIILLLAIGGVALYKSGFCPKKNNSSKPGPVKKDQGNPLQQSEENGIDQKRECLLQQ; the protein is encoded by the exons ATGGAAGATGTTGCACCAA gACATTATGTTTACAGAGACTGTACAACAACTGACATCCCAGTGTGTCATCCATGTCCTGAATCCACTTTCACTGATAAACCACATGGACGTGATATTTGCAATCCCTGTACAGCCTGTAATAAAG ATCTTGGTTTAAAGACAGTAAAGAAGTGTACAGCATCTTCAgacacagtgtgtggagcccTGGAAGGGAACTATTGTACTCATCCTTATGagggaggatgtagagcagcacagaaacacacaacctgcaaacctggacacttcatcaaaCACCCTG GAACAGAATATAATGACACCGTGTGTgagaactgcactgaaaactCTTACTCAAACGGATCGTCTACATTctgtacaccacacacacg CTGTGAATCCAAAGGACTTCCCACAGTCAAGCCAGGAGACAGCATGTCTGACTCTGAATGTGGGGAGAATAGGGGTCATATGATAGCTGGGATTGTAGTTggaataattttattgttaGCAATAGGAGGAGTAGCACTGTACAAATCAGGGTTCTgtccaaagaaaaacaactccAGTAAACCAG ggccTGTAAAGAAGGATCag GGAAACCCACTGCAACAATCAGAAGAAAATGGAATCGATCAGAAACGA GAATGCTTACTGCAGCAATGA